The sequence below is a genomic window from Lolium perenne isolate Kyuss_39 chromosome 4, Kyuss_2.0, whole genome shotgun sequence.
gtgacctccccggcaacggcaccagaaaatacttgctggcgtgcagttgatgtgggagataggaatctttgtgatgtgacttttctattcgggaacaaggcctagggatcatactttcactagtggacactctcaacattgatcacataataaaattactctacactctcttgttggataacaaacaccattaattgtgtagggctacaagagcacctcaatgccggagttaacaagctccacaacattcaatgttcatatttaaataaccttagagtgcatgatagaccaacgcaattatatcaagtactaacatagcatgcacactgtcaccatcatactatgaaaggaggaatagatcacatcaatactatcatagtaatagttaacttcataatctacaagggatcacaatcataaactacgccaagtactacatgatacacacactgtcaccattacatcatggaggaggaatagagtactttaataacatcactagagtagcacatagatgaatagtgatacaaaactcatatgaatctcaatcatgtaaggcagctcatgagatcattgtattgaagtacataggagagagattaaccacatagctaccggtacaaccctttagcctcgagggagaactactccctcctcatgggagacagcagcagtgataaagatggcggtggtgtcgatggagatgccttccgggggcacttccccgtcccggcggcgtgccggaacagatacttctgtcccccagatcttggcttcgtgatggcgacggctctggaaggtttctcgtaccgtggcttattcgtctcgaagatttaggtcagggggcttcttataggcgaagagtcggagtcggaaggctgacggggcctcctcacactaggggggcgcccccccctgggccgggccgccaccttgtgtgggccccccagggctcccctctggtccctctctgactctctggaagcttccgggaaaaataaggttctgagcattgatttcgtcaaattccgagaatatttccttactaggatttctgaaaccaaaaacagcagaaaacaggaaccggcacttcggcatctcgtcaataggttagttccggaaaacgcataaaatcatcataaagtgtgaacaaaacatgtaggtattgtcataaaacaagcatgaaacatcagaaattatagatacgttagagacgtatcaggggcgattgccattatttggtcgctttggctatgtaagAATGACAAGATTTTCCATGATACTAATTCTTCTTGTTTGCATGTTATCTACCGATCCACCGCTTTGCTCTGTTCGTGGTCCTTGCTTCAGAAGCCAGAGAGTCGAGACCTGTTTATGAAGGTTTCTACACGATTGGAGGATGTGGCGAAGGATATTTTTTCCCAACATGGATGGCGGCGTAATCTTCGGATAGAGTCCTATGAGCCTTAGTTGTCCTTCCATGTTTTAGTCCTTCATTTTTTGGCCTTTTGATACCTTGTGTGTGTGCTACTATGACATTTTGTGAGtgtgcggctgtgtgcatcttgctATGCAGAGACCAGGTGTAATACTTTTTATAAGTAATGAaagcgccctttatcgaaaaaaaatctaGGCCTGTTTTAGTACGTAGATACATGCAAATTTAGATATAGTTGAGACATCCTTTTATGGGCCGAAGGAGTATAACTAATCTTTTTTTTTATTGTAACTACAACTTCATGTGCAAATCTGACGCATGAATCAACATACGAATCCACTAAtttaaatttcaacaagctctaactTCATTCCCGATCAACTTAGATCAAGCAAAACCGTTATTTTCTTCACAGGTATTTAAGCAAAAAACGGTGTGATACTCCTCCGTTGCATATTAGGTGTCGTTGATTCAGTCGTATCTAGAATGGAAGGAGTAAGTATTACTTCAACTTTCTTTACCAACTCATGCATCTTCTCTTTGCAAGAGTACACAATGATGAGGGCGGCGAATGTGATGTGAGTGAAATACCTGTAGCAGGTTCAATAAATTTAGATGCATTTTTGCTTAAATTTATGACAAGCCTTTACGGCTTGTTTACCAAGTATAGTAGTCAAATCTGAGCCAAGGCATGCATGTGGCGGACCGCGGCCGTGCGATGATGAATTCGGTATTCGTCGGGTAGGTACCACTCCAAAAGGTTTTTGTAGTACGAGCCATGCGCTGGCCAGATCCATCGATCTATACTTTGATGCATGTTTTCACGTTTTACTTGATGTCGATCTCATCTCAACAAACTAAAAATGAATTGCACGGACTCCAGAGGCTCGCCTGGACCTGGCTACACTTTTGCGATTCGACCCAACTAACAACAAACAAGCTGTCCTTCGAATGAATGCATTTAGCAATACGGAAGGACAGGCAACGTTCAGTAACACTGCGCAGTGGACAATGCTTTGCTCCCTAGCTACTGGATACCTGACTGTAACAGTTGAAACTTACAAGTGTAATAATTCGAGTGACAAGCATAATAATTCGAATAATTTTTTTGACATGATAATTCGAATAAATGAAAGTTCATTTCCAAGTGGAAAACTGCTGCTTGCTCTGTTACTAAATATATGAACTTTCTGGCGTTTCAGTTTGAGCTGCCAAGGAGCGGAGAGAGTACTTAAGAAATGTTAACTACCACTCTACCGGTAGGATTTTACGTGAAAATGGAACTTCCAACTCGGAATTATTAAGCTTCGATATCGTCAGGATGAAAGTTTCTATACCCAGACTACTGTTGGTCTAAGTACCTTGATATAACTCAATGGTCATTACCTGCAAGGCCTCTGGATAAAATGGCCTGTGAGGAACTTTAAGTACCATAATGCTAGAAAGTAAACTGACACCAACATAGACAATGTGGTGTTTGGGGCCTCTTTGTAGAATGAGCCTACTGATGGGCTCGGCTGGCTAAGTATAtgacttctactttattgttaccCCATGGGCATGTTAATAGAATTACTTCAGATTGAGCCTGTAAGGGGAGTATACATAATCTCGTCACCAATGGTTTTGTAGTTTCTTTCTAAATCTATGCAATATAATGTGTCAACGAGTGAGACGAAAACCGTAACCCAAAGCCATGGCAGTGCCTGCTTAAGTTGTGTTATACTCTGCGACAGTCCCAGACTATTGACCCAGACTTAAAATCAAGTCAGCCTACATTAATTTAGCACGTAAAATGAGCACAAATAATTTAGGGGAGAAAATGGAATATTTACTTCAAAACATAATCTTACACTTTACCAGTCATGGCTCGTACCCAGTACTTACTACAATTATACTATCCGTTTCGTTTAATTTCATCTTACAGAGCTTCACAGTTTCACATTATTACACACAGAAGAACCAACAATGGTTCAAGCAGCCAAGCAGGTAGAAATCATCAAATTGATATACTCACCCATATACCAATAACCTTGTATATACTTCCCACTGACCTGCATCTAATGACCTGGTTGTTGCTGCTCCCACCTAAGGTCCTCTGAGAACTGCATCATAGCGGCTCTCGGATCGCCATCTGTGACAGATAAATAGTACTCAGCAGTTCCATCATCAACATGCAAGCTTCGCCTCACTGACTCCAGGATCCTTTTGCTACGTTTTTTGGCAGCTGCGGCGTTTGCCAGGGACTCCGCGTTTCCAGTTGGGTGACCCTCGGGATAAAATACCGCGACCTCTCTCTTTGAATTGTGATCCATCTCAATGTAGCATGTACTACCCAGCAGAATTTCAGGATCACTGATTGGTATCAGAAGCCTCTCCCTCGAGTAGATACCATGGTCACTCAtcatgttattgaaccgtttaatGTCAGTCACCTGCTTGAAGTTCACAGAATATCAAAGACAGTTTGATGAAGAACAGAGAAGGTTGCTCACAACTGTACAACTTTGGGAAACTGTGAAAACATGCCTGGATGATAAAAATTTGCAGCATTCATAAATAAATTATTGTAGTTGAGGATACAGattgttttcatattttaattgcATTGGAAGCTTCACCAAAAATAGTAGTCCAACAAGTTTGAACATGCACATGGTGGATGTTTAGGATTAAACTCTATATCAGTAACAGGTAACATCAGAAAGGTTATTAAAATCTATTCTACATCAGTCACCCAAACCAAAATAAGTTACTATGGCGAGATCATGGAAACCAAACCTTTTCTTCGACTGGCCTGTGTAGATAGGGTTCCTAGTTTTAGAGGGGATGCAAAAGATCTAGTTGCAGTAGGGATGGTGTCAGTGATCTGCACTATACGTAAATCTAGAGATGATGCCTCGTAACTTTTTCTTTATGATCCGACAAATGTGGTGGCTAAGATATGGCTTATCGCCTCAATTTTTGGGCTGAAATACACAGACCCAGCTTCAGAGAAATGCAGCGCAAAGGAGCAAGCTTGCTGCAGTCCTGCTGCAGGTTGCGGTTGAAGTCTTCAGTCGCCGGCATGGGTGCGCACCAATAGTAATCAGGATCACTCGATGAGATGCGGTAGGGTTGGAAGTCCTGAGGCAACAAGAAGCAAGAAGAGGATAGTGGAGGTTGGGACTTTGGGACTCTTCAGCCTGGGCGACCGTTCTTGTCTTGGGTGTATCGTCTTTTGGTAGTAGTGTTACTGAAAAACTGTCTTAAGAAGTTCAAACTGTGATGCTACCCAGCTTGGATAGACACTTAGACGGGATGGTGTGACAAGAACTTGTGAACCCTTGCATTATCAATTTCAGAAGTGAAACAGGGGGGCAGAACCTCTagatttaaaaaatggtaaaCGAACCTTAAGAAGTAACTCTAGTATTTTGATATTAACAGAGTAAGTCCGTAATCCACCACAGCCTTATTATCAATTAGGACATTAATTTTGATGGATACAACAATTGTGTAAATGGCTAATGAGCAGTTACAAACATTGTGGGAGTAGAACATCTATTTTCAAAACATGAACATTATCAGATATAACCGACGATGGAAACATGTGAAACCAGGGGCGTACCCACGTTGAGCTAGCAGGTGTCACATGACACCGGGTAAATTTCATTTTCTTTGATGTATTGTGTAGATTTTCAGTGTATGACACCCCCAGCTATATGTGAAAAATCTGTGTGCTTCATACAATGACACCGGGTTGATTTTGCTCTAGGTCCGCCCCTGTGTGAAACAAGGTAAATGACGATGGTAATGAGTTCCTCGACACTGAGAATTGAGGCGTTTGTCTTCCGGGATCACAATTATTATCATTATGGTGGAAAAGGTGGTCACAAATTATTGTAGCGATTTGAGACTTGTGCTCATCTCATGTTACACTACATGTTCAACAACCACTATGGCGAGTTTTATAGCTACTCCAGATTCCACTAGCTCTACCTCCGGATAAGAAAGTATAGTCTCGCGTCATAGATCATGTGGAATTCAATATTAGACTTCGATTCTACTGGATTGAATTCCGGTAATTACTGATTCTTGAATTCCAGTACTACTGGATTGGTGCTGACACATGGGAGGATTCAGCAAAGAACAAGCTGCAGAAGCGGAGGACACCGACGATACCTGGACGGAGTACTTGACCGCGATGCCTGGGACGGAGTCGGAGCGTCGGACGGTGTGCGAGAGCGCGAAGCGGCCGAGGGAGGCGGCGCGCCAGAAGGCCCTGGTGGCCGGCTCGCCAACGACGCGGCGCACGCCCCAGGGCGCGCGGAAGGCGGCCTCCAGCACGGCGCGGTCGGAGGCGACGGCGTGCCACTGGCGGCAGACGCAGGCCGCCCGCGCGACGTCCGCGGGCGAGAGCCGGTGCAGGACCGCCCGCAGGAGGTCGGCCGGGAGGTGCTGCGCGTTCATCGTGGACGGATCGGACGGTGCGGAGGGGTTGGTGGGGGAGAGGCCgaggtcggcggcggcgcggttCATGGGGATCGGGGAGGAGGAGGGGCGAGGGAGGCTTGCGGTGGTGCTGGAGGTGGCGGGTAATCGCCTGTGCGGACGGTGGTGGTGCCGCCGTGGTTGGGGAATGGAATGGGGATGTGGTGGTGAAGAGCGGTGCGTGCACAAGTCGCGGAccgcaccaccgccgccgcgtTGCACCGTAGAATGCCGATTCCTGCACGCCTTGCGCTATCACAATTTTTCTCCACGAAATAATACCAAACAGTCTTTACTGTATTAATTATTGAAATTGAGGATGGTGTATCACTTTAACATTAAACATTACAGAAATTATAACCGTAGATCGATCGCTAGAAGAAATCATCCCACGTCGCTTAGCAAAAATAGAAACTTATTTAATGCATATAAAGTTAATCGCCACAATCAATGAAATAGATCATCACACGCCGTTCAGGGAAAATAAAACATGCAATCGAACTTGTTTAAACGTTGTTCCCACGTTAATGGTTAAGGAAACCTATTAGATCTTGCAATCAACAAGTATTTCGTTCCAAAATAATTCCTTATTTTTCTCAACCAGTCAAGGAAGGTTTTCCTAAGTTACTAACCACGTCAATCAATGTACGACGAGTCAATGATGACGTCCCCGAGGAGCAGCCCTCGGTGTATGACGATGAGCTCTAGAGGCACCTCAACGGGCTGCTCGTCCTCGTGCATGAGTCTTTTCGATGGCTGATACCCTTGGTGTCGGTCGTTGCATGGACTAATTTCTCTTTGGTGTTTGGTTTGCAGTTACGCGGTGGATGTGAGTATGTGACTGTGGAGATTGGAGAGGACGAAACATACTGATCAAGCACAAGCGGCTCATAGAGCTGGCCAAAGATTTGGCCTGATGGCCGGCTTTTCGTGGGGCAGGCCATTAGGTTTTCTAGCTTATGGTACTCTAAAAGTAGAGGTTCATTGTTGTTGTGATATGTGCAATTATACACATAGTAAGTTATTATTATAGACGGAAGAGGAGGAAAGATTTTATCATTTTATATAGTAACAAGTTGCTGGTAAATGCTTTCCATTGTTGTGGACTGAGCTTATATTCACTGGTCATCTTATTTTTGTATGAGATACGGAGTTTTACGAAACTATGGATGCCATCATATTTCTTGGATTGGAGTTAATTGGATCTGTCTAATCCAACATAGGATAAATAATATGCAACATGGCCCTACAGAAAATATTGTGCACTAATTGACTTCATTAAGACCAGACTAACCGTTCTGAGTTGGTCAGTTGGATGCCAAGACAAGGTAATTAGAAGTTTTGAATTCTATTATAATTGGATATCAAGACAAGGTAATTAGAAGTTTTGAATTCTAAAATGAATACATGTTTAGCTGAACTAAATTAGATGCTCTAATTTTCATGGTTCCCGTAATGCAGTAATAATACACCATGTGGCCAGGGAATACAAGATCTAACTTTCTGCCATGTAAGGTTCTAATGATCACTTCGCGTAATTATGTAGTAGTAGATAGTTTCTCCATATCATGCTTACGAAAATATTGCATTTATAAACTAGGTTAGTGAACCGACGGTACTTGTGGCTACTTATTAAATTAGTTTCCTCTATGGATAACTTGTTCCCCATCGACAAACATGCATCGATCCTCTTTCTGTACCGTCATCGTTGGAGAGTAAAATGATTCGATGTTAGAACATGCGATTTAAGTTACAAAGAATTACAATCTATCCAGTCATACTTGCATTAGCACAACTCGGCTGGGTTGTCGATATATTTTTCTGGCCACGTAGATCACCGGTTGGTATTCGGAAAGTCTAAACAGGTGAATATCTCTAAAACCAAAACCTAAATGTTTTACTCTATTTTCAATAGTAATGACAATGAAGAGACATTCATCTACATGAATGCATGTTATGCTCTTATGAAATGGTAAAGAAGTGGTTCATCTAATATGTACGATTgtactttctttttatttttccacAAGAATTATACATGCTAATGACAAGTACTGTTGTTCAAAATATTTTCCAGCGCAGGAAGGTTTCTTTGGTATGTTTGCTCAAGTCTCATAAaaatgaagaagaaaaaaatatTCCTGACATTATACGACGGTATCTAAGTAGCATCAAGGAGTAGCATTTTTAATATAAAATAATTAGTGAAGTCTTATTTAATATTTAAACGATGTTAGTTATAACAATTGTCAAGATATAATTTAGTGGGGTAGAATCTTGTGAGTTTATAGAATATCTTTTGACTTTTTTTATACACGTAAATTTTGACATCTATTGtagtcactggtagaaaaacaggcttccgtccagccccataagtcgcgaagctataggaaccgcgactaatgggacctttagtcgcggttcgggagacgaaccgcgaccaaaggcctgggcccagggcgctcggtggccagctggtgcacgtggggggctttagtcgcggttggcctggccaaccgcgactaaaggtgcccgaaggcctttagtcgcggttggccaggccaaccgcgactaaagcccctcccctatatatacccatccagcagccaacacttagccatttggagccattctcttcacaaacttcacaagtgggtgttaggtttgcttttggttcctcttatgcacataaggtgtttgatgaaatgccccaagagcatgaaacaaacatgatatgaagtgttggagccacacttgagctttctcatttattttttcctcctcgatcgcggttagcaacttgaacctttgatgtgtcattgataaaatatgcatgtgtgtagttcattgtttaatttatattgtttgtagctagttagtttaacaaatgcatgatggttaattatatattttatattataataatgcagatgaatcggcaatggatgtacggtaaccgactcaccggcgaggacatagtccaagggtttgaggacctggacattgacattgctacacctgaaggggcgacaagacttggagatgtcaagcgccagttcattctatggcagaagaagtttatcaagtttccaggcgaggcgccaacaagtccacccccctacggtggtggtggtggcggcggtggcggtggtggtggtggtgcttcacctacacctccttcacgtcagccgacgccgccccccaattcacctccggcgggtaagcagccgccgccccctagtccgccccgggcgggtaagcagacgccgccccccaatccacctccggcgaagaagcagaagcagcagtcctggattattaacccggacccttacgtacctaagaaaacaaaggtaccggagccatcactgaagcctctccccacgaggccttgggaacgtagtgccgaggaagtcgaggcggccgcgactgctgatttagagaaatggaaggcgggctgcaagaagaaaagagagcccgagcccaagccagtattttctgatgagcaaaagaagtgggctaagtcatttttgaacacaccgtcccaagccgcgacgactctgcctgacgactatgcacgtgaactaaagaatcaggcacgcatgttcaaggagaagaaagaggaggccgataaagcggaattacaaagtgcacaaagcgggaaacgagttgttgcccagctcggggaacaaagtaaacaatcgattgccccgcttatagtgacagccgccggtccggatgcccccgaaatcatagaagctgcggcagcacagggattgactgtaacgagtgccagagaacaagcggccaacttaggtattactcttcgtgaactgttaggccttgatgaggcgccagtgaaggaggtagtacttacatatgtgaagaatgggtctctcgtcgagcctgcacaggaagaggatctacctccacaaatgaaaggtctgctgaactggtacaagggttacataaaacataaaaacgccaaagattatatttttgtggaagttggatatgagcatcacttcaaacaatactctgtacaaattcatctgagtgaattgttccagcttttcaatctgcgcgagctcgacaaatctatcatcagttgctacattctgtaagtgatttatttctaccccatctcgttcatattgcctgcactatatatatatatatatatatatatatatatatatatatatgtcctaactatattgttgtgtccgctattatacatgcagattgaagattaaggaatgcagagtaaggagcatccatgatgttgggttcattgacccacacatcgttaatggatatacgttaaagcatcaccccgccgacgtggagaaagacctgtggcggtttcttgaaaagcaggaactcaaaagtgatattctatttccttaccattttgggtgagtgtttatgtcttgagcacattctcttttgtttactccatgcatggtatgtggccggctaatcgatgagttatgcatgacgtactgtgcatgtatcgtgtccgcaggttccactggattctgctagtaattaaagttgacaaatcagaatgtatcgtccacgactctctgaatatggataaggcggagtgggccgacatgagacaaatgattcaaaagtaattgttttcattcatttgtgctctatatcgatcggcctatttcgttcatttcctaattaagcttcaagtaattaactaataactctcttgttcatttaattttctttgcctcgtagggtttggagacggttcgcagatacaaaggtcggtgaattcaaaaaagagctaaatttcatgcggtcaaaggctaagaatggtagcgatattcagccaccgggaaccaatctgtgtggatactatgtctgtgagatgatccggagatacacctctgagcgcgttccgagtgatctcaatgctcagaggaataacctccggatgatgcttagtccagaagctcgcttccgaccacttcaaaaggaactagctggatggttcatgagtgaagtcctcgatcctaaaggagaacaccattgcgagaacgtagaactatacatgcattaaattatgtatggaaacttgttcaaacttgtatatggtcatccgatgatattgaatatatattgtatattcctcttgaattctttttggttctaatttcaaatttgtttgaaattgtacattcatatgcatgtatatatgtagtaccgtagaatatgtgaaactccttcaaaattacaataaagcacaaaagaaataaaacaatatacaaattaaacagaaaatatgtttggggggggggggcaggtttagggggggcctaaaaccctaaacctgcggcggcctttagtcgtggttggccagaagaaccgcgactaaaggtcctccgccccgacggtcgcctggcgcccacgtggacgggcctttagtcgcggttcgtaagcaaccgcgactaaagggggggctttagtcgcgctaatttggtcgcggttgcgcaaccgcgactaatggcagttgcgaaccgcgaccaaaggccctttttccaccagtgagtgAAATATTGTGAGAAAAGTGAAAAAAAACCGTAGCTGcgaacgggcattcaactagaggtACATGGCACTTCTAGTCTTCGAGATGGCACTGTGTGTGTAGAATTCCTCTATTTGAACTGCATTACATGTATTTACCATCGACGTAGCCAGCCGTAGAAGACACGGCAGTTGCACGCACAAACATTGACGTTGTCGGTGCCAAATGGAGTAGCATGCAAGTTCATTGACATGTTGACGCGGTAATTTACCCAAGACAGCAAAAAAATATCTCCACGAAATAAGGGAAACAATCTGAACGGACTGAAATCAAGCATGCACGGCCATCAGAGAGAATTAGACAACGACAAGAACGGACGGTATCTTAGACCAATATAAACGGGTAGCCCTAGGTAGCGGTCGAGCGCTCGCGCGATCGATTTCCGACCAGAGCTTTCCGTTTTCGGTACCTACGCATGTTTCCGTTTTCGTCAAGCCTTTCGGGGCCCGTTCCGCTTTCACGGGCCGCTACCATGCGCTCGATGGCAAAAATGATTCGGCCGGGGCTCGAACCAGCAACCTGCTGCTGCGGAAGCAGCCAACACACCAGCTGAGCTACGCCTTGTTTGTCGTAAGAAATGAGACGCATATTTTTATACTCTCAGTTTACATGGTAACAAGTAAAACAGATTTTAATACGTTGAAGTTCCAGCAAACAAAAACAGTGAACCGTGACTACTGATCAAATACACAAAAAAGCTGTTTTAAAAACATTTTAGCTCACAAATTATCAACCCCTCTTCTAGTTATTTATTAATGGTAAATAGGAAAAGTTATCGACCCGAAGCTAaatttatttagaatatttttgGGACATTCTTAGCTCTCAaa
It includes:
- the LOC127293306 gene encoding F-box protein At1g55000 gives rise to the protein MNRAAADLGLSPTNPSAPSDPSTMNAQHLPADLLRAVLHRLSPADVARAACVCRQWHAVASDRAVLEAAFRAPWGVRRVVGEPATRAFWRAASLGRFALSHTVRRSDSVPGIAVKYSVQVTDIKRFNNMMSDHGIYSRERLLIPISDPEILLGSTCYIEMDHNSKREVAVFYPEGHPTGNAESLANAAAAKKRSKRILESVRRSLHVDDGTAEYYLSVTDGDPRAAMMQFSEDLRWEQQQPGH